A genomic window from Punica granatum isolate Tunisia-2019 chromosome 2, ASM765513v2, whole genome shotgun sequence includes:
- the LOC116195073 gene encoding cytochrome P450 76A1-like, giving the protein MDYEVFGLVIVLLLCVAWAIVTERRQRQLEELGQLPPGPRPFPVVGNIFQLGWAPHVSFAELAQKFGPIMTLWLGSMGTVVISSDEVAREMFKNHDAVLAGRKIYEAMKGNHGHEGSIITSQYGPHWQMLRRLCTTEFFVTSRLDAMRCVRGRCIDQMVQFVEDAGASGTAGIDVGRFFFLMAFNLIGNLMFSKDLLDPKSERGAKFFYHAGKVMELAGKPNMADFLPALRWLDPQRIRSWTQFHVNRAFDIAGEFIRERMETVRTSSAAGSNGSTVEEEEKRNKDFLDVLLEFRGNGVNEPATFSSRTINVIVFEMFTAGTDTTTSTLEWAMAELLHNPRTIRKAQDELRSVVSPNKKLEEKDIENLPYLRAVIKETLRLHPPLPFLVPHMAMRSCKMLGYYIPKETQILVNVWAIGRDPKTWKNPLEFQPERFLEPDSVDFKGHHFQFIPFGSGRRMCPAVPLASRVLPLALGSLLHSFDWKLADGLKPENMDMSERMGITLRKAVPLKAIPVPYNKLM; this is encoded by the exons ATGGATTACGAGGTCTTTGGGTTAGTCATCGTCCTGTTGCTGTGCGTCGCGTGGGCAATAGTGACTGAGCGTCGCCAGCGGCAGCTGGAGGAGCTGGGGCAGCTGCCACCAGGGCCAAGGCCGTTCCCGGTGGTGGGAAACATCTTCCAGCTAGGCTGGGCCCCGCACGTGTCATTTGCCGAGCTGGCCCAGAAGTTCGGTCCTATCATGACCTTGTGGCTTGGATCCATGGGCACCGTGGTAATCTCGTCCGATGAGGTGGCCCGGGAGATGTTCAAGAACCATGACGCGGTCCTTGCTGGAAGGAAGATCTACGAGGCCATGAAGGGCAATCATGGGCACGAGGGCAGCATAATCACGTCCCAGTATGGCCCACACTGGCAGATGCTCAGGCGGCTCTGCACCACTGAGTTCTTTGTGACGAGCCGGTTAGATGCCATGAGATGTGTCCGAGGGAGGTGTATCGATCAAATGGTGCAGTTCGTGGAGGATGCAGGAGCCTCAGGAACCGCTGGGATTGATGTCGGGAGGTTCTTCTTCTTGATGGCTTTCAACCTTATTGGAAACCTCATGTTCTCTAAGGATCTTTTGGATCCCAAATCAGAGAGAGGTGCCAAATTTTTCTATCACGCAG GGAAGGTGATGGAGTTGGCGGGGAAGCCAAACATGGCAGATTTCTTGCCGGCACTGAGGTGGTTGGACCCGCAGAGGATCAGGAGCTGGACGCAGTTTCACGTGAATCGGGCCTTCGATATCGCTGGGGAGTTCATTAGGGAAAGAATGGAGACCGTGAGGACCAGTAGTGCTGCTGGTAGTAATGGATCGACTgtggaagaagaggagaagaggaaCAAGGACTTCCTTGATGTGCTGTTGGAGTTCCGCGGCAACGGCGTCAATGAGCCTGCTACCTTCTCGTCGAGGACCATCAACGTCATCGTTTTT GAAATGTTTACTGCTGGAACTGACACGACCACGAGCACATTGGAGTGGGCCATGGCCGAGCTCCTCCACAACCCGCGGACGATAAGGAAGGCCCAAGACGAGCTGAGGAGCGTAGTGAGCCCCAACAAGAAGCTTGAGGAGAAGGACATAGAGAACCTCCCTTACCTCAGGGCAGTCATAAAGGAGACTCTCAGGCTTCACCCACCACTCCCCTTCTTAGTCCCTCACATGGCCATGAGGTCTTGCAAGATGCTAGGGTATTACATCCCCAAGGAGACCCAGATCCTTGTCAATGTCTGGGCCATCGGCCGTGACCCTAAGACATGGAAGAACCCTCTCGAGTTCCAGCCCGAGAGGTTCCTTGAGCCCGACTCTGTGGACTTTAAGGGGCACCACTTCCAGTTCATACCATTTGGGTCGGGCCGAAGGATGTGCCCTGCCGTGCCACTGGCTTCTCGGGTGCTCCCACTGGCTCTGGGGTCACTCCTCCACTCCTTCGACTGGAAGCTGGCTGATGGTCTCAAGCCTGAGAACATGGACATGAGCGAGAGGATGGGGATCACGCTCCGGAAAGCCGTGCCTCTAAAGGCAATACCGGTGCCCTACAACAAGTTGATGTAG